A window of the Psilocybe cubensis strain MGC-MH-2018 chromosome Unknown contig4, whole genome shotgun sequence genome harbors these coding sequences:
- a CDS encoding Ubiquitin-conjugating enzyme E2 2 has translation MSTNCKKRLIRDFKRLSSDPPGGISGSPLPDNIMLWNAVIFGPGDTPFEDGTFKLLLTFDESYPNKPPTVKFLSRMFHPNVYANSELCLDILQNRWSPTYDVAAILTSIQSLLHDPNPNSPANAEAAQLYRENMKEYVRRVKVTVEESWLDPEEGGLGENEGEQAGEGGEPMEGQHAGGAASQRV, from the exons ATGTCGACGAACTGCAAGAAACGGCTCATCCGGGACTTCAAGCGCCTCTCGTCCGACCCGCCAGGCGGGATCTCGGGCAGTCCGCTCCCCGACAATATTATGCTCTGGAACGCTGTCATCTTCGGGCCAG GCGACACCCCCTTCGAAGACGGCACATTCAAGCTCCTCCTCACATTCGACGAGTCCTACCCCAACAAACCGCCCACCGTCAAATTCCTCTCGCGGATGTTCCACCCCAACGTCTACGCGAACAGCGAGCTCTGCCTCGACATCCTGCAAAACCGGTGGTCGCCCACATACGACGTCGCGGCGATATTGACGAGTATACAGAGCTTGCTGCATGATCCGAACCCGAATAGCCCGGCGAATGCGGAGGCGGCGCAGTTGTATAGGGAAAATATGAAGGAGTATGTGAGGAGGGTCAAGGTGACGGTTGAGGAGAGTTGGTTGGAtccggaggagggggggttgggggagaatgagggagagcaggcgggggagggaggggagccgATGGAGGGACAGCACGCGGGCGGAGCTGCGTCTCAGCGTGTTTGA